The Coffea arabica cultivar ET-39 chromosome 9e, Coffea Arabica ET-39 HiFi, whole genome shotgun sequence genome has a window encoding:
- the LOC113707878 gene encoding uncharacterized protein isoform X3, whose translation MNSSRDWVVLSTAAVLGALASTSVISFYFFFNGKRKRFPFSSATSNGRRSSSNVVVFNSSSNGSDESREIKAQPLNPFDPSKRKGYLSWDDYFMAIAFLSAERSKDPNRQVGACLVSQNGIILGIGYNGFPRGCSDDMLPWSKKSKNGNPLETKYPYVCHAEVNAILNTNHASAAGQVSSNFEFSLLQFLETLCYYVSMQRMCKDYYPVRCVRSDILCGEEVG comes from the exons ATGAATTCCTCGAGAGATTGGGTGGTGTTATCAACTGCGGCGGTTTTGGGTGCTTTAGCCTCAACTTCGGTTATAtctttctactttttcttcAACGGCAAAAGAAAGCGCTTCCCCTTTTCCTCCGCCACCTCCAACGGCCGCCGGAGCAGCAGCAACGTCGTCGTCTTCAATTCGTCGTCTAACGGCTCTGATGAGAGTCGGGAGATTAAAGCTCAACCCTTGAACCCTTTTGATCCCTCCAAACGAAAAGG ATATTTGTCATGGGATGACTACTTTATGGCAATAGCATTTCTATCAGCTGAGAGGTCTAAAGATCCCAATAGGCAG GTTGGTGCATGTTTGGTCAGTCAAAATGGCATCATATTAG GCATTGGCTATAATGGATTCCCACGTGGGTGTTCGGACGATATGCTTCCATGGTCAAAG AAATCCAAGAACGGAAATCCACTGGAGACAAAGTACCC TTATGTTTGTCATGCTGAAGTCAATGCAATTCTTAATACAAATCATGCATCTGCTGCAGGACAGGTTAGCTCCAACTTTGAATTCTCTCTTCTTCAGTTCTTAG AAACTCTATGTTACTATGTTTCCATGCAACGAATGTGCAAAGATTATTATCCAG TCAGGTGTGTCAGAAGTGATATACTTTGTGGAGAAGAGGTTGGATAA
- the LOC113707878 gene encoding uncharacterized protein isoform X1 produces MNSSRDWVVLSTAAVLGALASTSVISFYFFFNGKRKRFPFSSATSNGRRSSSNVVVFNSSSNGSDESREIKAQPLNPFDPSKRKGYLSWDDYFMAIAFLSAERSKDPNRQVGACLVSQNGIILGIGYNGFPRGCSDDMLPWSKKSKNGNPLETKYPYVCHAEVNAILNTNHASAAGQKLYVTMFPCNECAKIIIQSGVSEVIYFVEKRLDNSQTTYVASQKLLSMAGVKIRRHQPQMNQILIKFQEL; encoded by the exons ATGAATTCCTCGAGAGATTGGGTGGTGTTATCAACTGCGGCGGTTTTGGGTGCTTTAGCCTCAACTTCGGTTATAtctttctactttttcttcAACGGCAAAAGAAAGCGCTTCCCCTTTTCCTCCGCCACCTCCAACGGCCGCCGGAGCAGCAGCAACGTCGTCGTCTTCAATTCGTCGTCTAACGGCTCTGATGAGAGTCGGGAGATTAAAGCTCAACCCTTGAACCCTTTTGATCCCTCCAAACGAAAAGG ATATTTGTCATGGGATGACTACTTTATGGCAATAGCATTTCTATCAGCTGAGAGGTCTAAAGATCCCAATAGGCAG GTTGGTGCATGTTTGGTCAGTCAAAATGGCATCATATTAG GCATTGGCTATAATGGATTCCCACGTGGGTGTTCGGACGATATGCTTCCATGGTCAAAG AAATCCAAGAACGGAAATCCACTGGAGACAAAGTACCC TTATGTTTGTCATGCTGAAGTCAATGCAATTCTTAATACAAATCATGCATCTGCTGCAGGACAG AAACTCTATGTTACTATGTTTCCATGCAACGAATGTGCAAAGATTATTATCCAG TCAGGTGTGTCAGAAGTGATATACTTTGTGGAGAAGAGGTTGGATAACTCTCAAACTACCTACGTTGCATCACAAAAACTTCTATCCATGGCTGGTGTGAAA ATTAGAAGACATCAACCTCAGATGAATCagattttgatcaaatttcaggaGCTATAG
- the LOC113707878 gene encoding uncharacterized protein isoform X2: MNSSRDWVVLSTAAVLGALASTSVISFYFFFNGKRKRFPFSSATSNGRRSSSNVVVFNSSSNGSDESREIKAQPLNPFDPSKRKGYLSWDDYFMAIAFLSAERSKDPNRQVGACLVSQNGIILGIGYNGFPRGCSDDMLPWSKKSKNGNPLETKYPYVCHAEVNAILNTNHASAAGQKLYVTMFPCNECAKIIIQSGVSEVIYFVEKRLDNSQTTYVASQKLLSMAD; the protein is encoded by the exons ATGAATTCCTCGAGAGATTGGGTGGTGTTATCAACTGCGGCGGTTTTGGGTGCTTTAGCCTCAACTTCGGTTATAtctttctactttttcttcAACGGCAAAAGAAAGCGCTTCCCCTTTTCCTCCGCCACCTCCAACGGCCGCCGGAGCAGCAGCAACGTCGTCGTCTTCAATTCGTCGTCTAACGGCTCTGATGAGAGTCGGGAGATTAAAGCTCAACCCTTGAACCCTTTTGATCCCTCCAAACGAAAAGG ATATTTGTCATGGGATGACTACTTTATGGCAATAGCATTTCTATCAGCTGAGAGGTCTAAAGATCCCAATAGGCAG GTTGGTGCATGTTTGGTCAGTCAAAATGGCATCATATTAG GCATTGGCTATAATGGATTCCCACGTGGGTGTTCGGACGATATGCTTCCATGGTCAAAG AAATCCAAGAACGGAAATCCACTGGAGACAAAGTACCC TTATGTTTGTCATGCTGAAGTCAATGCAATTCTTAATACAAATCATGCATCTGCTGCAGGACAG AAACTCTATGTTACTATGTTTCCATGCAACGAATGTGCAAAGATTATTATCCAG TCAGGTGTGTCAGAAGTGATATACTTTGTGGAGAAGAGGTTGGATAACTCTCAAACTACCTACGTTGCATCACAAAAACTTCTATCCATGGCTG ATTAG